The DNA window CCTATGACACCCCCGGTCAAAATCTCGCTATTCACTCGGTGTAAGGTGTGTCTCTCGGAAAAGTGAGTGCGTACACACTCCTCAGAACAGGTATTTTTGAGTATCAGTAGAATCGAACGGACCGCGAGCGATGGGCCACTCGCGTTCCACCACTCGCTTCGAGGCCCCCTTCGTTCGTCCGGAGACCCTCACTCCTTTCAGTCGACGTCTCGCTTACTCCACCGTCACACTTTTCGCCAGATTCCGCGGCTTGTCGATGTTGCGCCCGAGCTTCGCCGCGGTGTGATAGGACAGCAGCTGCAGGTGGGCGTTCGCGAGCACCGCCGCGGCGCGCTCGTGGGTCTCGGGAATCTCCAGCACGTGGTCGGCGTACCGGTGGACGTCGGTCTGGCCGTCGGTAATCGCGACCACCGGCGCGTCACGAGCTTCCACCTCCTTGACGTTGCCCACAGTCTTGCGGGCTTTCTCGTCGTCGCCGATGACCACGGTGAAGACGGGCGTCTCCGAGGTGACGAGTGCCAGCGGGCCGTGTTTGAGCTCGCCGGCGGCAAAGCCCTCGGCGTGTTTGTAGGTTATCTCTTTCATCTTCAGGGCGCCCTCCAGTGCGACTGGGAACTGGAGTCCGCGGCCGATGAAGAAGTACGCGCCGGCGTCGGCGTACATCTCGGCGACGTCCTCGGCGCGTGACTCGTCGAGGATGCGCTGGAGGTCCCCGGGGAGTTCCCGCAGGGCGTTGATGACCTCGCGGGCGTCGTCGGAGTTGGTCATCCCCAGCGTGAGCAGGTTCAGCGCGGCCAGCTGCGAGGAGAAGGTCTTGCTCGCGGCGACGCCGATCTCCGGGCCGGCACGGATGTAGAAGGCGTGGTCGCACTCGCGGGCGGCCGTCGAGCCGACCGTGTTGGTGACCACGAGCGTGCGGGCACCGCGTTTCTGAGCGGCCCGCAGCGCCGAGAGCGTGTCGGCCGTCTCGCCGCTCTGGGTGACGCCGATGACCAGGGCGTCGCCGATGGGCGGCACCGATGTGGCGAACTCGCTGGCGAGGAACGCCTGGGCCGGGATACCGGCCTCGCGGAACAGGTGAGCGCCGTACAGCGCGGCGTGATAGGAGGTGCCACAGGCGACGAACTGGACGCCGGTCGGCGAGAGGTCTCCTAGATCATCGAGGTCGACGGTGCCGGCCATCTCGTCGACGCGCTCGCGCAGGCACTGCCGCAGGGCGCGGGGCTGTTCGTGAATCTCCTTTATCATGTAGTGGTCGTAGCCGCTCTTGCCGGTCTCCTCGGGGTCCCACTCGATGGTATCGACGTCTTTCTCGACGCTGACACCGTCCGAGTCGGTGACTTCCCAGCCAGCGTCGTCGAGCCGGGCGAACTCGCCGTCGGCGAGGTAGACGACCTGGTCGGTGAAATCGCGGAACGCGGGGACGTCGCTGGCGAGGTACGTCGCGCCGTCGTCCAGCCCCAGGACGAGCGGGGAGTCGTGCCGGGCTGCGAAGATGGCCTCGGTGCCGGCGACGACGGCCGCGATAGCGTAGCTCCCCTCCAGCCGGGCGATGGCCTGGCGGAACGCCGCTTCGGGCTCGGCACCCTCGGCCAGTGCGTCCTCGATGAGGTGGGGGACGACTTCGGTGTCCGTATCGGAGGTGAACGTGTGGCCGGCGGCGACGAGTTCGTCGCGCAGACTCTGGTAGTTCTCGATGATGCCGTTGTGGACGACGGCGACGTCACCCTGGCAGTCCTGGTGAGGATGGGAGTTCGCGTCGGTCGGCGGCCCGTGGGTGCTCCAGCGGGTGTGGCCGATACCGACCGAGCCGGACAGCGTGGCGCTCTCCAGGGCGTCCCGTAGGTCCTCGATCTTCCCCGATTTCTTGCACAGCGACACACGCTCGTCGGCCATCGCCACGCCGGCCGAATCGTAGCCCCGGTACTCCAGCTTCGAGAGGCCATGCACCAGCGTGTCGAGCGTCTCGGAGCCGCGGCCGACACAGCCGATGATGCCACACATCAGCGAGTCACCTCCGCGCCCTCCTCGACGTTGCCACGCACGGTCACGCCCACGTCGAGGTGGGCCTTCGGGCCGACCAGCGACCCCGGCGTGAAGCTGACGTTCCCGCGAGCTCGGGCCCGGTCGGCGATGACCGCGCCCAGGCGCTGCTCCTCGAAGATGTTCGTCCCGACCTGGACGTCGGCCGGACCGGCGGGGACCACCGTACTCGCCCCGAGGTGGACGTCCTGCCCGGTGACAGTGTCCATGAGCGTCGACCCGGGGTCGATGCGCGTGTCCGCGTCGATGACGCTGTCCTGGACGACGGCGTTCGAGCCGACGGTGACGTTGCTGCCAAGCGCCGTGTTCGGGCCGATGACGGCGTCGGGCCCGACCTCACAGTCCTGGCCGACGACGACCGGCGCCTGGAGGACGGCCTCGTGGTGGACCCGTGCCGAATCGGCGATCCAGACGCCGTCACTGCGGGCCGCCTCGACGACACGGCCCCGCGAGAGGACCTCACGAGCCACGGTCAGCAGGTCCCACGGGTAGGTGGCGTCGACCCACATCCCGTCGACCTCGACGCCGCGGACCCGGTCGCGCTCGATGATACGCTCCAGGGTGTCCGTCAGTGCCAGCTCGCCCTCCTGTCGCGACGTCTCCTCGATAGCAGTGAAGATGTCCGCCGAGAAGGCGTAGACGCCGGCGTTGATGAGCCGGTAGTCGTCGGTGCGGGGTTTCTCGACGAGGTCGGCAATTTCGTCGCCGTGCATCTCGACGGCCCCGTACCGGCTCGTATCCTGTCGCTCGACGACCGCCAGCGACGGGTCGCCCGTCTCGGCGAAGCTGTCGGCGACGGCCGACACCGTCCCCGCGTCGATAAGCCGGTCGCCGTTGAGCACGAGCACCGACTCGTCGACGGCCTCGCTCGCCTGCAAGAGCGCGTGTCCACTGCCCAGTTGCTTGCGCTGTGTGACGTAGGTGACCGGCACGTCACGATAGGTCGGCCCGAAGTGGTCCTGCACGCGGTCGCGCTTGTAGCCGACGACCGCGACCAGCTCCTCGACACCCGCCTCGACCAGCGCGTCGAAGACGTGTTCGAGAATCGGACGGTTCCCAGCGGGCAGCATCGGTTTCGGCCGATTCCGGGTCAGCGGCCGCAGTCTAGTCCCCTCGCCAGCGGCGAGCACCACCGCCGTATCGATGTCCATACACGTATCACTGCCAGCAGGGATTTGAATATGGCGGGGCTAATGCCACAAAAATTGCGAGCGGAGCGGAGAACGGACAGTAAGAGTGTCTCTTCAGGGCCATCCCACCGTTCGATGTCTGACTTTTGGGCTCCGGCCCACTCCGTTCGCCGTTGCGCCTCGAGGTAGTTCGCTACGCTCACTACCTCGCTATACCTCTGCGGTTCCCTTCGGTCCCCGCTTCGCTTCGAGGTCGGCGCCACGCGCCGACCTCGCTACTGCTCTCCCATCCGGTCCCCAGCAACCCGCCGTCCCTTCGTCGTCAGCGACACCTCGGTCCGCTCGCGCAGGACGCTGATGACGTCGAGTTCGATGAGGCGGTCGAATATCGCCTCGGTCTTCTCGACGTCGATGCCGACGAAGTTGGGGATGTCGAAGGGTGAGACCCCCGAGTGCAGCGCCATGATGACGCGTTTCTCCGTCGAGGAGAGGTCCAGGTCGGCGCGGTTCTGCTCGGCGCTGTCCTCTAACATCGTCCGGAGGACGGTGGCGTGGAACTCCTCGCCGGCGAGGTGGCTCTCGACGCTGATGTCGTCCTGGCTGTGTTCGACCTGGATGACCGTCCGTTCCTCCCCGGAGACCTGTTTGTCCTCGACGGTCAGGTCGCCGATGTCGGCCCGGTCGATGTCGACGGCCTGGCCGTCGGCCATCGCAAGCCTGACTGCTTCGTCCGATATCTTCAGTCGGCCCTTCGTCCACTCGTTGCTCTGGACGACGCCACCTTTCACCGCGGGGTGCTGGACGAGGATGACCGCGCCATCGAGGCTCGCCCGGTAGAAGTCCGTCTCGAAGGCCTCGTGGTCCGACGCCGAGACCAGCAGGACGTCCTCGCCGACGTGAAGCGCCACGTACTCGGAGACGCCGGCGCTCTGCTGGTTCACGTCGAACCGGTCGGCGATGCGGTCGATGTCGGTCAGCGCGACCTGTCGCTTGCTGTCGGCGATGAGCGCGATGCGTTCGGTCGTGAGGATGATGCGGCAGTTCTGCCACTCGGCGTCGGTGAGCCGCTGGCCCTGCGAGACCGCCTGCAGGTACTGGCCCTGCATGTCGGCGATTTTCTTCTCTGTGTCGCTCATGGGCCGCTCTGTGGCGTCGTTATCGAGGCCGGCGCAAATAGGTTGCGCCGCGAGTGTCGATACTGAGAACAGGCCGGTCGGGACGCCGGATTCGCGCCGATAGTCGACGCTGACCATTGGTGCCCCGTTCCGGACACCGCAGTACGATACTGGGGAGACGTAGGCAGTTCCTACCAGGGGTGACCGACCCCGCCGTTTATGAACAACGCCCGTAATTGTCTATGATAGACCATGTCAGACGAGGAGGTCCAACTTGAAGCACGACTCGAAGAACAGGACGTCTTCGAGCCACCGGAGTCGTTCGTCGAGCAGGCCAACGTCGCCGACCCTGCTATCTACGACGAGTTCGAAGAAGAAGGCCCCGACGCCTGGGAGCGGGCGGCCGACCTACTCGACTGGGAGTCCGAGTGGGACCAGGTGCTGGACGACAGCGACGCCCCGTTCTACGAGTGGTTCACAGACGGGAAGCTGAACGCCTCAGAGAACTGTCTCGACCGGCATCTCGACGACCGGGGCGAGGCGGCCGCCATCGAGTGGATCGGCGAACTCGGCGAGAAACGCACCTACAGCTACAGCGAACTCCACCGCGAAGTCAACGAGTTCGCCGCCGCGCTGCGGGACCTCGGCGTCGAGGAGGACGACGTGGTCACGATGTACATGCCGATGATTCCGGAGCTCCCGGTCGCCATGCTGGCGTGTGCCCGCATCGGCGCCCCCCATTCGGTCGTCTTCGCGGGCTTCTCCGCGGACGCGCTCGCGACCCGGATGGAATCGGCCGACTCCGAGTATCTCGTGACGTGTGACGGCTACTACCGCCGCGGTGACCCGCTGCCCCACAAGGAGAAGGCAAACGAGGGGCTCGAGGACGTGGGCCACGACGTCGAGACCGTCGTCGTCGACCGGCTAGACGACGACTACGACCACCCGATGAAAGACGGGGAACACGATTACGACGAGCTCGTCGGCGAACACGCCGGCGCGACCGTCGAGCCGGTCACCCGTGACGCCGAGGACATGCTCTTTCTCATGTACACCTCGGGGACGACCGGCCAGCCCAAGGGCGTCAAACACACGACCGGGGGCTACCTCTCGTATGCGGCCTGGACCAGCCACGCGGTACTGGACGTCAAGCCCGACGACACCTACTGGTGTTCGGCCGACATCGGCTGGATTACCGGCCACTCCTACATCGTCTATGGGCCGCTGGCGCTGGGGACGACGACGGTGATGTACGAGGGGACGCCGGACTACCCCGAGAAAGACCGGCTCTGGGAAATCGTCGATGAGTACGACGTGACCCAGCTCTACACCGCCCCCACCGCCATCCGCGCGTTCATGAAGTGGGGCAAGGAGTATCCCGACAGTCACGACCTCTCCAGCCTGCGCCTGCTGGGCACCGTCGGGGAGCCAATCAACCCCCGCGCCTGGAAGTGGTACTACAAACACATCGGCAAGGAGTCCTGCCCCGTGGTCGACACCTGGTGGCAGACCGAGACCGGCGGGATGATGCTGACGACGCTGCCGGCCATCGGGGAGATGAAACCCGGGACAGCGGGGCCGCCGCTGCCGGGTATCAGCGCCGACGTGGTCGACGTGAGCGGCGACCCCGTCGGTGCCGGAAAAGCCGGCTATCTGGTCGTGAACCAGCCCTGGCCCGGGATGCTCCGGACCCTGTACAAGAACGACGAGCGCTTCGTCGACGAGTACTGGCGGGAGTACTCCAACCCCGACCGCGACGAGTGGGTGTACTTCCCCGAGGACGGGGCCAAAATCGACGAGGGCGGCTACATCACCGTCCTCGGGCGTGTCGACGACGTGCTCAACGTCTCGGGCCACCGCCTGGGCACGATGGAGATAGAGAGCGCCATCGTCGGCGTCGAGGGCGTCGCGGAGGCGGCCGTCGTCGGCGGGGACCACGAGATCAAGGGCGAGGCCGTCTACGCCTACGTCATCACCGAGGACGGCACCGAGGAGACCGAGGCGCTGAAAGAGCGAATCGTCGAGGGTGTCGAGGACGCCATCGGCCCCATCGCGCGGCCGGAGGCTATCATCTTCACGCCCGAACTCCCGAAGACCCGCTCGGGGAAGATAATGCGCCGACTGCTGGAGGAGATCGCCAACGGCGAAGAGCTGGGCGACACCAGCACGCTGCGCAACCCCGACGTGGTCAGTGACATTCAGTCGAAAATGAGCGGCGACTAACGGGTGTCCGGGCGGGGACGCCCGGGCGGCGCCACCGGGTCATGGCGCCGTCGGCCCCGGTGAACCGATTCTCGAACACAGGGGAGCACGGTGGGGGAGAGAGACGAACCCAACCATGCCTGACAAACACAATCACGAAGCGGCGGACGACGACACTGCCGCAGTCGACAGTAACGGGTCAAATGAAACGAGGCGATCCACATCGGACGCTCGCTCTGATGGTGGTGAGTCGAGCGGCGCGAGACGAGCCTCGTCGGAACCACGTTCCGACGGTGGAATGACAGAGGCCGCACAGCGCCATCGGAACACGGACTATCTCGACGAGGAGGTGAACTTGCTGAAGCCGTCCACGCCGTACATGCGTGACCACCTCAGAATCGTCTGGGTCGGCTTCGTCGCCTGGGCGCTCATCGTCTTCGGGCCGGTGACCCTGACGGCCATCGCCCCTGAGGTGATGACCACGACGATGCCGGTGCTTGGCTTCCCGTGGCACTACTTCCTCGTCGGCTTCGGTGCGCCGACGGGCGCGCTCATCCTGGCGGCCATCTACGCCCGCCAGCGAGACAAGCTCGACGACAAGTACGGTATCGACCACAGCGAGCCCGGCGCTGGCGCTCCGGAGTCGGACGACTCCGGTGAGGCCGCCGCCACGGACGGGGGTGAGCGACCCGAAGGGTCGCGAGCCTCGTCTGACCAGCGGTCAGACGGTGGCGAGCCGAGTGAAACGAGGCGAGCTTCGTCGGAACCCCGTTCCGACGGGGGCCAGCGATGACGATACCCCTGCAGGCCGAGGCGCTGGACATCTCGTTCAAACTGCTGCCGGCTATCATCGTCTTCCTGATGATGGCCTCCTTCCTGGTCATCGGCTACGTCTTCAAAGTGGCCGACACCGAGGGGATGTGGGTCGCCGGACGGGGCATCGGCAACATCGAGAACGGGATGGCCATCGGCGCCAACTGGATGTCCGCGGCGTCGTATCTCGGACTGGCCGGACTGGTCGCGCTGGCCGGCTTCTACGGCCTCGCGTTCATCGTCGGCTGGACGACCGGCTACTTCGTCTTGCTCATCTTCCTCGCGGCACAGATGCGCCGGTTCGGGAAGTACACCGCGCCAGACTTCGTCGCGGACCGGTTCAACTCACCGACGGCACGGGCGCTGGCGGCCTTCACCACGCTGCTCATCGCATACGTCTACTCCGTGGGCCAGGCCCGCGGGATGGGGCTGGTCGGCCAGTACGTCTTCGGCCTCGACATCATCCCGATGATCGTCGTCATGATGACCATCACCGTCGGCTACCTCGCGCTCTCGGGGATGCTGGGCGCGACCAAGAACATGGCCGTCCAGTACGTCATCCTCATCGTCGCGTTCCTCGCGGGCGTCTACGCCGTCGGCTTCACGGGCGGGTACTCGACGGTCCTGCCACAGATAGAGTACGGTGCGTTGATCAGCGAACTCAGCCGACAGTTCACCGAACCGTTCATCGGTGGGAACAGCTACTACCTCTGGGTGGCGACGGCCTTTTCGCTCATCTTCGGGACCTGTGGCCTCCCGCACGTCCTCGTGCGGTTCTACACGGTCAAGAGCGAGCGGACCGCCCGCTGGTCGACCGTCTGGGGACTGTTCTTCATTCTCCTGCTGTACTGGGCCGCACCCGCGATGGCCGCCTTCGGCGTCGACCTGTTCGCGGCGGTCAACAACATCTCGCCGGAAGCCGTCTTCACCGGCGGGCAAGCGATGTCCGGCGCGGAAGGTGACGTCATCGTCGTGCTCGCCGCGCAGTTTGCCGACCTCCCGACGTGGTTCGTCGGGCTCGTCGCTGCAGGCGCGATGGCCGCGGCCATCGCGACGACCGCGGGCCTGTTCATCACGGCCTCGTCGGCGGTCGCACACGACATCTACGCCGAGCTCATCAACCCCGACGCGACCCAGCGCCAGCAGGTGCTCATCGGGCGCGCGACCATCGTCGGCATCGGCGCCCTGGTCACGGTGACCGCCTTTAACCCGCCGGCGCTCATCGGCGAACTCGTCGCCTACGCCTTCTCGCTGGCCGGGACCGTCCTCTTCCCGATGTTCTTCCTCGGGCTCTGGTGGGAGAACACGAATCGGCAGGGCGCCCTGGCCGGGATGACCGTCGGCCTCCTGCTGTGGATAACGTCGATTATCAACAGCGTCCTGCCAGCCTACGTTCCCGCCCTTGCCGACATCGCCGGTGAAGGCGGCGCGCTCATCCCGATATACGCCCAGTACGTCCCGCCCATCGGCGCCGCGCTGGTCGGGACGCCGCTGGTCTTCCTGGTCACTATCGCCGTCTCGCTGGCGACGCCCGAGCCGCCACTGGAGACCAAGAAGATGGTCCGACAGTGTCACAGCCCGGAACCGATGGGCCAGCAACAGTCCGCCGAGGATATCGTGTCCAGCGGCGGCGATACCCCTGCGGACGACTAACCATGTACGAGAACATCCTCATCCCGACGGACGGAAGCAAAACGGCGAACGTCGCAGTCGAGCACGCGGTGGACCTCGCCGCGAAGTACGGGGCGACGGTGCACGCGCTGTACGTCGTCGACCCCGACTGGCTCGCCTACAGCCTCGGGTCCGAGCAACTCGACCGTATCAGACAGGGGAACATCGGCGAGATGGACGAGCTGGAAGCCGACGCCGCCGAGGCGACGGGGGTCGTCGCCGACGCGGCCCGCGAAAAGGACATCGAGGTCGTCGAAGCGGTCCGGGGCGGCACGCCCCACAAGATCATCACCACCTACGCCGACAGCAACGACATCGACCTCGTCGTGATCGGGAGCCACGGCCGCTCCGGCGTCCGCCGGGCCCTGCTCGGCAGCGTCACCGAGCGCGTCCTGCGCTCGACGCACCTCCCGGTGCTCGTCGTCGACGAGCAGCGCGAGGACTGAGAGATGGCTATGAGTTCAGGCAAACGGCTGCTCGAAACCGTCGGCGAGCACGTCGACGAGCACCGCGGGGGGATGGTCGTCGACTTCGTCTTCGCGCTGGCGTGGGTGACCGTCGTCACCGTCGTCTTCGACCTGCTTCCCGGCGGGCCCGAGTGGCTCTACTACCTGACGCTGCTGGGTGGCGTCGTGGCCTACTTCGGCTTCTTCTGGTCGCTGGAGGCGGTGCGGGAGGGCGAGTAGCGACCGGTACGAGTCGAATTTAGTGGGAACATTTTATCATCTTCCCACCCACATTTCGGTATGTCCAAATCGCTCGACGAACGGGGCCGGCTCTACCTCCCGAAGGAGGTCCGCGAGCGGTTCGGCGAGCAGTACCGTATCGTCGAATTGCCGAGTCACGTCGCTCTCTTTCCCGTCGACGACGACCCTATCGAAGGCGTTCGAGCGGCCGTCGGTGACGCGTTCGAGGGACAGGACGCCGACCGACTGAAGACTGCGGCGCGCGACCGAATCTCGGACGACGTGGCCACAGAGACGGGTGACCGAACCCAGGGAGAGTGACCGTGTACGTGGAGACGGATTTCCTGATTGCGCTGTTGAAAGAGGACGACTGGCTGCAGGAGTCCCCACTCCGGGCGCTGGAAGCGCGCGACGACATCCACACGTCCGTCCTCGCCTACGCTGAGCTACTCGTCATGTTTTACGACCGTGAACAGGCGGAGTACGATATCGACGTCCCACGTGCCGTCTCGAATTTGCTCGAACTTGTCCCCATCAGACCGGAGATACACGAGGAAGCTGTGCTGGCCGCCGCGGCGTTTCTGGACGAGTACCAGTTGACGCCGTTCGATGCACTCCACGCCGGGATGGCCGCAGTTCGTGACGGAGCGGTACTGTCGAGCGAGCAGGACTACGAGACGGTCGGACTCGACAGACTCCCGTTGGAATCATATCAGACTGAGTGAGTGTCACCGCCCTACTGCTCGCGGCTCACTTCGTCCTCGATTGTTCGGATACGCCGCTTTCTGTCGGCGTCTCCCGCTCCCCGGCTCGCTTCGGTCGCCGTTCCGTCAGGAGGCGACTCGTTTCACTCGTCGCCTCCCTACTCGCGGGTCGCTGCGCTCACGGCTTGGGCCGTTCGCGTACGACCCCTCCCTGTAGTCGGGCTCGCTCTCCCCGCTGCGCTTAACCGAGGTCGTCGCTACGCTCCGACCCCGCTACTCGCGGTTCCCTTCGGTCACCGCTGCGCGTTCGGTGGCGTCTCCCTCCGGTCGACCTCGCTGCTCGCGGCTCGTTACACTCGCCGCTGCGCATTTCGGCGGTTTTCGCTCGCTCCGCTCGCTCAAACCGCCCTACTCCCCACTCATCGCTTCACTCGCCATATTCCGCCCCTGCGCGTTCAGACTGACCTCCGTTCGCTCGCGGACTTTATCGACCGCGCCGACGTCCAGCAGCTTCTGGTAAATCTCCTCGACGTCGTCGGGCGTCGTTCCGACGAAGTCGGCCATCTCGAAGGGCGAAACCCCCGAATACAGCGCCATCAGCACCTGGCTCTCCATCTCGGAGAGTTCGTAGTCGTCCTCTCGCTCGTCGACGACGGCACCGAACAGCGCCTCCAGCGCGTCGGTGTGGTGGGCCATTCCGGAGAAGTGGGTCTCGACGCTGCGGTCCTCCTCGTCGGTGTGTTCGACCTCGACGACCGTTCGCTGGTCGCCCAGCACGGTGCTCTCGCTGGTCTCGATGGTGCCAACGTCGTCGATATCGAAGACGGTCGACCCACCGCCCGGGAACTGCAGTCGGACCTCGTCGTCGTCCAGTCGGAACCGGGCCTTGCTCCACTCGGCGTCGTCCTGGATGACGCCGCCCACGACGGCGGGATGCCGGGCGAGGATGACCTCGCCCTGCAGGGTCGCCCGTCGGTACTCGAACTCGAAATCGGAGACGTTGCTCGCGTCCACCAGCAGGACGTTGTCGCCGACCGAGAGCACGGTCGCACCCGGAGGCACCTCCTCGGGCACGACGCTCTCGGGCTCGTCGGGCACGGAGATGTTCGAGTGGGGAATCGGCGTCTTGCCCTCGTTGGTCGCGAGGACGATTCGCTTGTTGGTGACGATGAGTCGGCAGGACTGCCATCTGGGGTCGGCGACCGGGTCGCCGCCGCGGACGACGTACTGGAAGTCGCCGGACGTGTCGAGTATCTTGTGTTCGTCACCACTCATAGCCGCTGTCGTCACAGAGTTGTCGCCGACTCGTATATAACTTCCACCGCTCAGAGCGCCACCAGCAACCCGCCGACGACGCCCAGGCCACCGAAGACCACACAGACGGTCCAGAACGGGACCCGGCGGACCAGTCTGACCAGGGCGTCGACGGTGAGATAGCCGACGACCGCGCTGACGGCCAGCGCGACCACCGCACTCAGCGGGTCGATGGCCGGCACACCGTCGTCGAGTAGTACCAAGGCGTTAGCTCCCATCGCCGCCGGAATCGACAGCAGGAAGGAGAGCCGCAGCGACGACTCCCCCTCGTGACCGCGCAACAGGAGCGCACTGACGGTCGTTCCGGAGCGGGAGACGCCCGGGAGGATGGCCACGCCCTGGAGGGCGCCGACGAAGACGGCGTCGAGCCAGTTCGGACTGTGGCGCTCGCCCAGCGACAGCGCGACGGCGAACCGCTGGAGCAGCCCCGTCAAAACGAGCAGGCCACCGACCAGCGCGAGGAACAGTCCGCCCTCCAGCCCGGAGACGGCGGCGTCGAGCAGGAGATACGCCGGCAATCCGGTCAGTCCCGTTGCGACCGTCGCTATCGCCAGAAAGGAGAGGTCAGCGGTCTCGTCGGCGAACGGGCGCCGGGTGAGCTCGCGGACCGAACCGAGAATGTCGGCCACGTCTGCCCGGTAGTACGCGATGGCGGCGACGCCGGTCCCGGCGTGTAAAAAGAGCGCCAGCCGTGTCGCATCCTCGGGTGCGAACCCGGCCAGCGCCGTCGAGGCGAGCGCGACCCCGCCCTCGCTGGAGACGGGAATCCACTCCAGTATCCCCTGGAGGATACCAAGCAGGATGGCGACGAGGACGGGATTCATATCCATCCAGCGGATAGCCGAGGGTAAAATCGGTTCGGTCCGGAGTCGGGACGAGAGCTATCAGTATATATATAGGCCCTGTCTAACGGCTGGTATGCAACTGGGTGGCATCGTCGCCTGGCTGGCCGGCCTCCCCGCCTGGCAGGGATTTGGGCTGCTCGTCGTGACCAGCCTCCTGCTTTCCGTCGCCGTGCGGGAACTGGGGGACAGATATCTCAAGCGGCTGACCGACCGCATCGACGGCGACGTCGACGAGATTGTCTTCGGCGGCGTCCACACCGCGCTGTATCTCACCGTCGGACTCGCCGGTGCCTACGTCGGGACACAGGTGTACGACATCTCGCCGGGCATCGCCGTCCCGCTGGAGGCGGGGACGCTGTCGCTCGTCATCGTCGTCTGGGCGCTGACGCTGCTGCGTGTCGGGCGGAAG is part of the Haloarcula salinisoli genome and encodes:
- a CDS encoding undecaprenyl-diphosphate phosphatase, encoding MNPVLVAILLGILQGILEWIPVSSEGGVALASTALAGFAPEDATRLALFLHAGTGVAAIAYYRADVADILGSVRELTRRPFADETADLSFLAIATVATGLTGLPAYLLLDAAVSGLEGGLFLALVGGLLVLTGLLQRFAVALSLGERHSPNWLDAVFVGALQGVAILPGVSRSGTTVSALLLRGHEGESSLRLSFLLSIPAAMGANALVLLDDGVPAIDPLSAVVALAVSAVVGYLTVDALVRLVRRVPFWTVCVVFGGLGVVGGLLVAL
- a CDS encoding CheF family chemotaxis protein, with protein sequence MSGDEHKILDTSGDFQYVVRGGDPVADPRWQSCRLIVTNKRIVLATNEGKTPIPHSNISVPDEPESVVPEEVPPGATVLSVGDNVLLVDASNVSDFEFEYRRATLQGEVILARHPAVVGGVIQDDAEWSKARFRLDDDEVRLQFPGGGSTVFDIDDVGTIETSESTVLGDQRTVVEVEHTDEEDRSVETHFSGMAHHTDALEALFGAVVDEREDDYELSEMESQVLMALYSGVSPFEMADFVGTTPDDVEEIYQKLLDVGAVDKVRERTEVSLNAQGRNMASEAMSGE
- a CDS encoding AbrB/MazE/SpoVT family DNA-binding domain-containing protein; translated protein: MSKSLDERGRLYLPKEVRERFGEQYRIVELPSHVALFPVDDDPIEGVRAAVGDAFEGQDADRLKTAARDRISDDVATETGDRTQGE
- a CDS encoding PIN domain-containing protein; the encoded protein is MYVETDFLIALLKEDDWLQESPLRALEARDDIHTSVLAYAELLVMFYDREQAEYDIDVPRAVSNLLELVPIRPEIHEEAVLAAAAFLDEYQLTPFDALHAGMAAVRDGAVLSSEQDYETVGLDRLPLESYQTE
- a CDS encoding universal stress protein; translation: MYENILIPTDGSKTANVAVEHAVDLAAKYGATVHALYVVDPDWLAYSLGSEQLDRIRQGNIGEMDELEADAAEATGVVADAAREKDIEVVEAVRGGTPHKIITTYADSNDIDLVVIGSHGRSGVRRALLGSVTERVLRSTHLPVLVVDEQRED